The following proteins are co-located in the Microbulbifer sp. VAAF005 genome:
- the typA gene encoding translational GTPase TypA: protein MIENLRNIAIIAHVDHGKTTLVDKLLSQSGTLDRRDEGAERVMDSNDQERERGITILAKNTAIRWNDYRINIVDTPGHADFGGEVERVLSMVDSVLLLVDAVDGPMPQTRFVTQKAFEQGLNPIVVINKIDRPGARPDWVMDQVFDLFDSLGATDEQLDFPVVYASALNGIAGLDDTDLADDMTPLFQMIVDKVEPPKVDPTGAFQMQVSALDYSSYVGVIGVGRITRGTLKPNQQVVVLDREGNSRKAKVLQVMGYLGLERVEVEQASAGDIVCITGVGELNISDTLCDLDTPEALPALSVDEPTVSMTFQVNDSPFAGQDGKFVTSRNIKERLDQELIHNVALRVEQGDSPDKFKVSGRGELHLSVLIESMRREGFELGVSRPEVVQREVDGEIHEPYEEVVIDVEEPHQGPIMEELGLRKADLTNMEPDGKGRVRLTFIVPSRGMIGFRSQFLTITSGSGIMTSIFDHYGPVKQGEVAKRINGVLVSMVKGKTLAYGLFALQDRGRLFLGHGEEVYEGQIVGIHSRGNDLVVNPTKAKQLTNVRASGTDDALTLSPPIRHTLEQALEFIEDDELVEVTPNFIRLRKKILQENMRKRAKK from the coding sequence GTGATAGAGAATCTGCGCAATATTGCGATTATCGCCCACGTAGACCATGGCAAAACCACCCTTGTGGACAAGCTGTTGTCCCAGTCCGGCACTCTCGACCGCCGCGACGAAGGCGCCGAGCGCGTCATGGACTCCAACGATCAAGAGCGTGAGCGTGGCATCACCATCCTGGCGAAAAACACCGCTATCCGCTGGAATGACTACCGCATCAATATTGTCGACACCCCAGGGCACGCCGACTTCGGCGGCGAGGTAGAGCGCGTACTGTCCATGGTGGATTCAGTTCTGCTGCTCGTAGACGCAGTAGATGGCCCCATGCCGCAGACCCGCTTCGTAACCCAGAAGGCGTTTGAGCAGGGCCTCAACCCGATCGTGGTGATTAACAAGATCGACCGCCCCGGCGCTCGCCCCGACTGGGTGATGGACCAGGTATTCGACCTGTTCGACAGCCTCGGCGCCACCGACGAGCAGTTGGACTTCCCGGTTGTCTACGCCTCCGCCCTGAACGGCATCGCCGGTCTCGACGACACCGACCTGGCCGACGATATGACGCCGCTGTTCCAGATGATTGTGGACAAGGTTGAGCCCCCGAAGGTTGACCCCACCGGCGCCTTCCAGATGCAGGTTTCCGCTCTGGACTACTCCAGCTACGTAGGCGTAATCGGCGTTGGCCGTATCACTCGCGGTACCCTGAAGCCGAACCAGCAAGTGGTAGTTCTCGATCGCGAGGGCAACTCGCGCAAAGCCAAGGTCCTGCAGGTTATGGGTTACCTCGGCCTGGAGCGTGTAGAAGTGGAGCAAGCCAGTGCTGGCGATATCGTGTGTATCACCGGTGTGGGTGAGCTAAATATCTCCGATACCCTGTGCGATCTGGATACTCCAGAAGCCCTGCCCGCCCTGAGCGTGGACGAGCCCACCGTAAGCATGACCTTCCAGGTCAACGACTCCCCCTTTGCTGGCCAGGACGGCAAGTTCGTTACCTCGCGCAACATCAAAGAGCGTCTTGACCAGGAGCTGATTCACAACGTGGCCCTGCGTGTAGAGCAAGGCGACTCTCCTGATAAGTTCAAGGTTTCCGGCCGTGGCGAATTGCACTTGTCTGTCCTGATCGAATCCATGCGCCGAGAAGGTTTCGAGCTGGGCGTTTCCCGCCCCGAAGTGGTGCAGAGAGAGGTCGACGGAGAGATCCACGAGCCTTATGAAGAAGTGGTTATCGATGTTGAGGAACCTCATCAGGGGCCCATTATGGAAGAGCTGGGCCTGCGCAAGGCCGATCTCACCAATATGGAGCCCGATGGCAAAGGTCGCGTGCGCCTAACCTTTATCGTGCCCTCGCGCGGCATGATCGGCTTCCGCTCCCAATTCCTTACCATCACCAGTGGTTCTGGCATTATGACCAGTATCTTCGACCACTACGGTCCGGTGAAGCAAGGTGAAGTGGCCAAGCGCATCAACGGTGTACTGGTTTCCATGGTCAAAGGCAAAACCCTCGCCTATGGTCTGTTCGCACTGCAAGATCGTGGTCGCCTGTTCCTGGGCCACGGCGAAGAGGTCTACGAAGGCCAAATCGTCGGTATTCACTCCCGTGGCAACGACCTGGTGGTAAACCCCACCAAGGCTAAACAGCTCACTAATGTGCGCGCGTCAGGTACTGACGATGCACTCACTCTGTCACCACCCATTCGTCATACCCTTGAGCAGGCTCTGGAATTTATCGAAGACGATGAATTGGTAGAAGTGACTCCTAACTTTATCCGCCTGCGCAAGAAAATTTTGCAGGAAAATATGCGCAAGCGCGCGAAGAAATAA
- the thiI gene encoding tRNA uracil 4-sulfurtransferase ThiI: MHFVVKFFPEITIKSNPVRKRMSRQLKDNLQRLLRQLDDRIQVRKDWEKIDVIAPDAVSHLGGRIEEVLSHTPGIANFSRVRQFPLGDLHDMYEKTLSVWGAALKDKTFCVRVKRTGKHDFQSLDVEQYVGGGLNKNTEASGVKLKNPDITVKLEIRHDKLNVIEEQHPGLGGFPLGTQDPVLSLVSGGFDSTVASYMTMKRGIRTHFLFFNLGGRQHELGVKEVAYYLWNKYGASHRVRFITVPFDEVVAEILERVDDSHMGVILKRMMLRAADVIAKELEVDAVVTGEAIAQVSSQTLKNLSVIDSVTNTLVLRPLITTDKTDIIRTSRAIGTEEFAANMPEYCGVISVKPTTRAKIEKVESEENRFDFTVLDRAISNRVMQNIDQVIEEVDGEAPDVEIREEPGSAVVIDIRHPDEEELDPLELGCEVQTIPFYRLNNSFAHLDQEREYLLYCSKGVMSRLHASHLLDEGFRNVGVLRPLIPHRPETIKK, translated from the coding sequence ATGCACTTTGTCGTCAAGTTTTTTCCAGAGATCACCATCAAGAGCAACCCTGTGCGCAAGCGCATGTCGCGCCAGCTCAAGGACAACCTGCAGCGCCTGCTGCGCCAGCTGGACGACCGTATCCAGGTGCGCAAGGATTGGGAAAAGATCGATGTGATCGCGCCCGATGCTGTGTCCCACCTGGGTGGACGTATCGAGGAGGTGCTCTCTCACACCCCCGGCATCGCCAACTTCTCCCGCGTGCGCCAGTTCCCCCTGGGTGACCTGCACGACATGTACGAGAAAACCCTGTCGGTTTGGGGCGCAGCCCTGAAAGACAAGACTTTCTGTGTACGGGTTAAACGCACCGGCAAACACGACTTCCAGTCCCTGGATGTGGAACAGTATGTGGGCGGCGGCCTCAACAAGAATACCGAGGCATCCGGAGTCAAACTGAAAAACCCCGACATCACCGTTAAACTGGAGATCCGCCACGACAAGCTCAACGTGATCGAAGAGCAACATCCCGGCCTGGGCGGCTTCCCCCTGGGCACGCAAGACCCGGTTTTGTCGCTGGTATCCGGTGGCTTCGACTCTACCGTGGCCAGTTACATGACCATGAAGCGTGGTATCCGCACCCACTTCCTGTTCTTCAACCTGGGCGGACGCCAGCACGAGCTGGGCGTGAAAGAAGTCGCCTACTACCTGTGGAACAAATACGGCGCTTCCCACCGGGTGCGCTTTATCACCGTGCCGTTTGACGAAGTAGTGGCAGAGATTCTCGAGCGGGTCGACGATTCCCATATGGGCGTCATTTTGAAACGCATGATGCTGCGCGCTGCCGATGTAATCGCCAAGGAGCTGGAGGTGGACGCCGTAGTCACCGGTGAAGCCATCGCCCAGGTTTCCAGCCAGACCCTGAAAAATCTGTCGGTGATCGACAGTGTTACCAATACCCTGGTTTTGCGCCCACTGATCACCACCGACAAGACCGATATTATCCGTACCTCCCGGGCCATCGGCACCGAAGAGTTTGCCGCCAATATGCCGGAGTACTGCGGCGTTATCTCGGTAAAACCCACCACCCGCGCCAAGATTGAAAAAGTGGAGTCCGAGGAAAACCGCTTCGATTTCACCGTCCTCGATCGCGCTATCAGCAATCGGGTGATGCAAAATATTGATCAGGTGATCGAAGAAGTCGATGGCGAAGCACCGGATGTGGAGATCCGCGAAGAGCCGGGCAGCGCCGTGGTAATCGATATCCGCCACCCGGATGAAGAGGAGCTGGACCCACTGGAGCTAGGCTGTGAGGTGCAGACTATTCCCTTCTACCGCCTCAACAACAGCTTCGCCCACCTGGACCAGGAACGCGAGTACCTCCTGTATTGCTCCAAAGGCGTTATGAGCCGCCTGCACGCCTCACACCTGCTGGACGAAGGTTTTCGCAATGTGGGCGTGCTGCGCCCGCTGATTCCCCACAGACCGGAAACCATTAAGAAGTAA
- the glnA gene encoding glutamate--ammonia ligase: protein MSAKTLGLINESEAKWIDLRFTDTKGKEQHVSIPASEVDGEFFEEGKMFDGSSIAGWKGINESDMILMPDDETAFLDPFTDESTVIIRCNIVDPITGQGYERDPRSIALRAEEYLKSTGLGDTALFGPEPEFFVFDDITWGAEMGGAFYKINSEEAAWSSGHNFAEGNIGHRPGVKGGYFPVPPVDSLHDVRAAMCSAMEQMGLRVEVHHHEVGTAGQCEIGVAANTLTKKADEVQILKYAVHNVAHAYGKTATFMPKPLVGDNGSGMHVHQSFSKDGVNQFAGDAYAGLSEAALYYIGGIVKHARALNALCNASTNSYKRLVPGFEAPVILAYSARNRSASIRIPFVPSPKGKRIETRFPDPTANPYLSFAALLMAGLDGIKNKIHPGDAADKDLYDLPPEELAEYPTVASSLEGALDALDQDREFLTAGGVFTNDAIDAYIELKREEVERLNMTTHPVEFDMYYSV, encoded by the coding sequence ATGTCAGCGAAAACGCTCGGTTTGATTAATGAAAGTGAAGCGAAATGGATAGACCTGCGCTTTACCGATACCAAGGGTAAAGAACAACACGTTTCCATCCCTGCGTCGGAAGTTGACGGTGAGTTCTTTGAAGAAGGCAAAATGTTCGATGGTTCTTCCATCGCCGGTTGGAAGGGCATCAACGAATCCGACATGATCTTGATGCCGGACGACGAGACAGCTTTCCTCGACCCCTTCACCGATGAGAGCACTGTTATCATTCGCTGTAACATCGTCGACCCAATTACTGGTCAGGGTTACGAGCGCGATCCTCGCTCCATCGCATTGCGCGCTGAGGAATACCTGAAGTCCACTGGTCTGGGTGACACCGCTCTGTTCGGTCCCGAGCCCGAGTTCTTCGTATTCGACGATATTACCTGGGGTGCCGAAATGGGTGGCGCCTTCTACAAGATCAACTCCGAAGAAGCAGCCTGGTCCTCTGGTCACAACTTTGCCGAAGGCAATATTGGTCACCGCCCCGGCGTTAAAGGTGGTTACTTCCCGGTTCCTCCGGTGGATTCCCTGCACGACGTTCGCGCCGCTATGTGTTCTGCGATGGAGCAAATGGGCCTGCGCGTAGAAGTGCATCACCACGAAGTGGGTACTGCTGGCCAGTGTGAGATCGGCGTTGCCGCCAACACCCTGACCAAGAAAGCGGACGAAGTACAGATTCTCAAGTACGCTGTACACAACGTTGCCCACGCCTACGGCAAGACCGCGACCTTTATGCCCAAGCCGTTGGTTGGCGATAACGGTTCCGGTATGCACGTTCACCAGTCCTTTAGCAAGGATGGCGTAAACCAGTTTGCCGGTGACGCCTACGCTGGTCTGTCCGAAGCTGCTCTGTACTACATCGGCGGTATCGTTAAGCACGCTCGCGCCCTGAACGCGCTGTGTAACGCTTCCACCAACTCTTACAAGCGTCTGGTACCTGGCTTCGAAGCGCCGGTAATCCTGGCTTACTCTGCGCGCAACCGCTCTGCGTCTATCCGTATTCCTTTCGTGCCCTCCCCGAAAGGCAAGCGCATCGAGACTCGCTTCCCGGACCCGACCGCCAACCCATACCTGTCTTTCGCCGCACTGCTGATGGCGGGTCTCGACGGTATCAAGAACAAGATCCACCCTGGCGATGCTGCGGACAAGGATCTGTACGATCTGCCGCCGGAAGAGCTGGCTGAGTACCCGACTGTCGCTTCCAGCCTGGAAGGCGCCCTGGATGCTCTGGACCAGGATCGTGAGTTCCTGACAGCCGGTGGTGTATTCACTAACGATGCTATCGATGCCTACATCGAGCTGAAGCGTGAAGAAGTAGAGCGTCTGAACATGACCACTCACCCGGTCGAGTTCGATATGTACTACTCTGTGTAA
- a CDS encoding DUF4124 domain-containing protein — translation MANSMLGVQTLLRAVLLILLLVAVVASAESGAIYKIVGPDGQITFSDTPPPNGSSEEVELTPLNVQPIALPRQLPSRKLSPNTKGESSEPVSIQIVSPINEATIPPGQTLIALQIQVTPAYPEGSSFYAIIDGQRWQGSAYGNALDISALERGTHTLQAVLVGSNGQVLAQSKVVTIYVKRPIARG, via the coding sequence ATGGCCAATAGCATGTTGGGAGTGCAAACACTACTGAGAGCTGTTTTATTGATTTTGCTCCTAGTGGCTGTGGTAGCCTCCGCAGAAAGTGGCGCTATTTATAAAATAGTGGGTCCCGACGGCCAGATAACCTTTAGCGATACACCGCCACCAAACGGCAGCTCGGAAGAGGTTGAATTAACCCCGCTCAATGTCCAGCCGATCGCCTTGCCGAGGCAACTACCCTCCCGAAAATTGTCTCCGAACACCAAAGGTGAAAGTTCTGAGCCTGTTTCTATCCAGATTGTGAGCCCAATCAATGAGGCCACGATCCCCCCTGGGCAAACCCTGATCGCGCTACAGATACAAGTAACTCCAGCCTACCCAGAGGGTTCGAGTTTTTATGCGATTATTGATGGCCAACGTTGGCAGGGGAGTGCGTACGGTAATGCCTTGGATATTTCGGCCCTTGAGAGAGGAACTCATACCTTACAGGCCGTCTTGGTGGGCTCGAATGGGCAGGTGCTGGCTCAGTCCAAAGTGGTCACCATTTATGTGAAGCGCCCCATAGCTCGGGGTTGA
- the glnL gene encoding nitrogen regulation protein NR(II), whose product MLNDRQLRQLLDSLTSAVLVLDENLSLCYLNNAAEDLLAASSTRVKGSMLEEVVKESPAAYEAMREALRKNEKYTVRRASWRLNNLETRTVDYSVSPVPEFSVLLVEVQPMDRLLRIAREDALLSAQETTRNLVRGMAHEVKNPLGGIRGAAQLLQRELPDRELDEYTQIIIEEVDRLRNLVDRLLGPRQPVVLQPVNVHEVLERVAQLLDAECIGELQIRRDYDPSIPDVPADSEQLIQALLNIARNAMQAIDESIGLSSGEMVLRTRIQRQFTIGRRNCPLVCRIEIEDNGPGIPEEIRERIFFPMISGRAEGSGLGLSISQNIINQHKGLIKCDSQPGRSIFQIYLPLTTELANTGT is encoded by the coding sequence ATGCTGAATGATCGCCAGTTGCGCCAATTACTCGATAGCCTGACTTCCGCAGTGTTGGTATTGGATGAAAACTTATCGCTTTGCTACTTGAACAATGCCGCTGAGGACTTGTTGGCCGCTTCCAGTACCCGAGTCAAAGGCTCGATGTTGGAGGAGGTGGTGAAAGAGTCTCCGGCTGCCTACGAGGCGATGCGGGAAGCGCTGCGAAAAAATGAGAAGTACACAGTCCGCCGCGCCAGTTGGCGACTGAATAATCTTGAAACCCGAACTGTGGATTACTCAGTCAGCCCGGTCCCCGAGTTTTCCGTGTTGCTTGTGGAAGTGCAGCCGATGGATCGCCTGTTGCGGATTGCCAGGGAAGACGCGCTGCTCAGCGCCCAGGAAACGACACGAAACCTGGTTCGCGGTATGGCCCATGAGGTCAAGAACCCCCTCGGTGGTATCCGTGGGGCTGCACAACTATTGCAGCGCGAGTTGCCGGACCGGGAATTAGACGAATATACACAGATTATCATTGAGGAAGTGGATCGCCTGCGCAATCTGGTTGACCGTTTATTGGGGCCACGTCAGCCGGTAGTACTACAACCGGTTAATGTGCACGAGGTTCTGGAGCGGGTTGCCCAGTTGCTGGATGCAGAGTGTATCGGTGAGCTTCAAATTCGCAGGGACTACGATCCGTCTATTCCCGATGTCCCCGCAGATAGCGAACAATTGATTCAGGCGCTGCTCAATATTGCCCGCAATGCCATGCAAGCCATCGATGAAAGTATTGGTCTCAGCAGTGGGGAGATGGTACTGCGCACGCGTATCCAGCGCCAATTCACCATTGGCCGCCGCAATTGCCCATTGGTCTGCCGTATTGAAATTGAAGATAACGGCCCGGGCATACCGGAGGAAATTCGCGAGCGGATATTCTTCCCGATGATCTCCGGCCGCGCCGAGGGTTCAGGTCTTGGACTTTCGATTTCCCAGAACATTATCAATCAGCACAAGGGGTTGATTAAGTGTGACAGCCAACCCGGCCGTAGCATTTTCCAAATTTATCTCCCCCTGACTACCGAATTAGCAAATACAGGAACCTAG
- the ntrC gene encoding nitrogen regulation protein NR(I) codes for MSNRVWIIDDDRSIRWVLERALSREGIDTQCYESGDRALDDFYSDSPDVVISDIRMPGSDGFKLLQRFQAERPSLPIIIMTAHSDLDSAVAAYQGGAFEYLPKPFDIDEAVAVTRRALMHASEQRAEEQVEPENGQGSKEIIGEAPAMQEVFRAIGRLSHSNITVLINGESGTGKELVAQALHNHSPRRDKPFIALNMAAIPKDLMESELFGHEKGAFTGASSQRAGRFEQANGGTLFLDEIGDMPADTQTRLLRVLADGEFYRVGGHTPVKVDVRIIAATHQDLEELVCQHKFREDLFHRLNVIRIHIPRLADRREDIPRLVRHFFNAAAKDLGVESKILTKETEEYLSGLDWPGNVRQLENTCRWITVMASGREVHIEDLPQELHQQGVATETPADWQKALRLWADQALSSGQREILNEAVPAFERALIEIALKHTAGRKRDAADLLGWGRNTLTRKLKELEIGGE; via the coding sequence ATGAGTAATCGCGTTTGGATTATTGACGACGACAGATCAATCCGCTGGGTGCTGGAAAGAGCGCTATCGCGTGAGGGGATTGATACCCAGTGCTACGAAAGTGGTGATCGCGCCCTGGATGATTTTTACAGTGATTCACCGGATGTGGTAATTAGCGATATTCGTATGCCGGGTTCCGATGGTTTTAAATTGTTACAGCGCTTCCAGGCTGAACGACCGAGCTTGCCGATAATTATTATGACTGCGCACTCGGACCTGGATAGCGCTGTAGCCGCTTATCAAGGGGGCGCCTTTGAATACCTGCCCAAGCCATTTGATATTGATGAGGCCGTAGCGGTAACCCGACGCGCCTTGATGCACGCTAGTGAGCAACGTGCTGAAGAGCAGGTTGAGCCGGAAAATGGTCAGGGTAGTAAAGAAATCATTGGAGAAGCGCCGGCGATGCAGGAGGTCTTCCGTGCGATTGGCCGTTTGTCTCATTCCAACATCACGGTTTTAATCAACGGTGAATCCGGTACCGGTAAGGAGTTGGTGGCGCAGGCTCTGCACAATCACAGTCCGCGCAGGGATAAGCCATTTATTGCATTGAACATGGCGGCTATACCCAAGGACCTGATGGAGTCTGAATTATTTGGCCATGAAAAAGGGGCCTTTACCGGTGCCAGCTCCCAGCGTGCCGGACGTTTTGAACAGGCCAATGGTGGCACCCTGTTTCTAGATGAAATTGGTGATATGCCCGCAGATACGCAAACCCGGTTATTGCGCGTGTTGGCTGATGGTGAATTTTACCGTGTCGGTGGCCACACCCCGGTCAAAGTGGATGTGCGTATTATTGCGGCGACTCACCAGGATCTGGAAGAGTTGGTATGTCAGCATAAATTTCGCGAGGACCTGTTTCACCGCCTGAATGTTATTCGCATCCATATTCCAAGACTCGCGGATCGCCGTGAGGATATTCCGCGATTGGTGAGGCATTTCTTTAATGCTGCGGCAAAAGATCTGGGGGTGGAGTCAAAGATCCTAACCAAGGAAACTGAGGAGTACCTCTCTGGGCTGGATTGGCCCGGTAATGTACGACAACTGGAAAATACCTGTCGCTGGATTACCGTGATGGCCTCCGGGCGCGAGGTGCATATTGAAGATTTACCACAGGAGTTACACCAACAGGGAGTGGCGACAGAAACACCGGCGGATTGGCAAAAAGCTCTGCGCCTATGGGCCGACCAGGCCCTGTCTTCCGGCCAGCGTGAAATTTTAAATGAGGCTGTTCCTGCATTCGAACGTGCACTGATAGAAATTGCTCTAAAGCATACGGCGGGGCGCAAACGCGATGCAGCTGATCTGTTGGGATGGGGTAGAAATACCTTGACGCGAAAATTAAAAGAGCTGGAGATAGGCGGAGAATAA
- a CDS encoding PAS domain-containing protein — translation MTADELRVVAEVPFLFWVKDQTGVYLWGNRQICQLAGGEVIGKTDRELPWSNNADALKAADDRVFSSGKPEHLQEYVDKSSRGEVTLNVCKWLDEFEGRDCCFGISFVIDSQ, via the coding sequence ATGACTGCTGATGAATTGCGAGTAGTTGCCGAGGTTCCATTTTTATTTTGGGTAAAAGATCAAACAGGCGTATATCTATGGGGTAATCGCCAAATATGTCAATTGGCTGGTGGTGAAGTCATTGGTAAGACAGACCGGGAACTTCCCTGGTCAAATAATGCTGATGCATTAAAAGCTGCGGATGATCGGGTTTTTTCCTCAGGGAAACCCGAGCACCTGCAAGAGTATGTCGATAAATCCAGCCGTGGAGAGGTTACGTTAAATGTCTGCAAGTGGTTGGATGAATTTGAAGGGCGGGATTGCTGTTTTGGGATATCTTTTGTCATTGATTCCCAATAG
- a CDS encoding redoxin domain-containing protein, which translates to MKYLLTFLITAFISLPSLALEVGEMAPNFTLQGSDGQTHTLADLQGKSAVVIAWFPKAFTRGCTIECKSLAQNGHKIKAYEVTYFMASTDDLNDNTRFAEESEADFPLLSDPTGETAKAYDVLVPVMNIARRVTIYIGKDGRIKKIDKDIKPATSAEDIARTLGELGVKKESA; encoded by the coding sequence GTGAAATATCTGCTGACTTTCTTAATTACGGCGTTTATCAGCCTTCCCAGCCTCGCTCTGGAAGTTGGTGAAATGGCGCCAAATTTTACTCTGCAGGGGTCTGATGGCCAAACCCACACATTGGCGGACCTCCAAGGCAAAAGCGCTGTTGTGATCGCCTGGTTTCCCAAGGCATTCACCCGTGGCTGCACCATAGAGTGTAAATCGCTCGCCCAAAACGGTCATAAAATTAAAGCCTATGAAGTCACCTACTTTATGGCCAGTACAGATGATCTTAACGATAACACCCGGTTTGCTGAAGAAAGCGAAGCGGACTTCCCGTTACTCAGTGACCCCACCGGTGAAACGGCTAAAGCGTACGATGTACTTGTTCCCGTAATGAATATCGCCCGTCGCGTTACCATTTATATCGGTAAAGATGGACGAATTAAAAAAATTGACAAGGATATTAAGCCGGCTACCAGCGCAGAAGATATAGCGCGAACGCTTGGTGAATTGGGTGTTAAAAAGGAGTCAGCCTGA
- a CDS encoding AI-2E family transporter encodes MQEKLERRSFILTLLLVSVAFLLLIKPFFTPIFWACATALIFYPVYRLLMQRFPNSPNLMALLTLFMCIVLLVIPVLVVATSFINEAVTLYHRIQEGQIDVSKSFEQIRSAFPRVNSTLENIGVDVEEAKQRLMGGVMNAGSFVAKNAIEVGQNTVNFFVMLGLMLYLTFFLIRDGERLVNLIIHALPLGDEREHLLLAKFAEVTRATIKGNLVVAITQGGLGGIIFWVLGLPAPVLWGVLMTLLSLLPAVGAALIWFPASIYLYAIGEPMKATILLAYGFTVISLVDNLLRPILVGRDTKLPDYLVLFSTVGGLFMFGISGFAIGPLLAALFLAFWEIFMREFVHPEDVLMPQKPEDL; translated from the coding sequence GTGCAAGAAAAACTGGAAAGGCGCTCATTTATATTGACCTTGTTATTGGTCAGCGTAGCTTTTTTACTCCTAATAAAACCCTTCTTTACCCCTATTTTTTGGGCTTGTGCCACCGCACTGATTTTCTATCCCGTTTACCGTCTGCTGATGCAGCGCTTTCCCAATTCGCCTAATTTAATGGCTCTGCTAACCCTGTTTATGTGTATCGTTCTATTGGTGATACCCGTATTGGTAGTGGCCACCTCTTTTATTAATGAAGCGGTAACTCTTTATCACCGGATTCAGGAAGGACAAATTGATGTTTCTAAATCCTTTGAGCAGATTCGCAGTGCTTTCCCCAGGGTTAACAGCACACTCGAAAATATTGGCGTGGATGTCGAGGAAGCCAAGCAGCGCCTGATGGGTGGTGTGATGAATGCCGGTAGCTTCGTCGCAAAAAATGCGATTGAAGTCGGACAGAATACTGTTAACTTTTTCGTTATGTTGGGCTTAATGCTCTACCTCACCTTCTTCCTGATTCGCGATGGTGAAAGGCTGGTAAACCTGATTATCCACGCCCTGCCACTGGGTGATGAGCGCGAGCACCTTTTGCTGGCAAAGTTTGCTGAAGTCACTCGCGCAACCATCAAAGGAAATCTGGTAGTCGCTATTACCCAGGGCGGCTTGGGCGGAATTATTTTCTGGGTGCTGGGCTTACCGGCACCGGTGCTTTGGGGTGTTTTAATGACCCTGTTGTCATTATTGCCCGCCGTCGGTGCCGCATTGATCTGGTTCCCCGCTTCTATCTACCTCTATGCTATTGGCGAACCTATGAAGGCAACGATTTTACTCGCCTATGGTTTCACCGTGATCAGCCTGGTAGATAACCTGTTGCGCCCAATATTGGTCGGTCGAGACACAAAACTCCCTGACTATTTAGTGCTTTTCTCCACTGTCGGCGGTCTGTTTATGTTTGGAATCAGTGGCTTTGCGATAGGGCCTCTGCTCGCTGCATTATTCCTCGCCTTCTGGGAGATTTTTATGCGTGAGTTTGTGCATCCCGAAGATGTCTTAATGCCACAAAAACCTGAAGATCTTTAA
- a CDS encoding D-Ala-D-Ala carboxypeptidase family metallohydrolase produces the protein MVMQSNKECVEIGQRQLRRRIIIIGAIALAILTGLFVFTYERAREADDRVKSPIDILPLLMIPEVYDIQGYPAASERVFSRFLSKGNNHARFTQLKKFLRSNRVEQVVQPYELLRQGSDWQDLDEPAFAIPPKELWWGIVNTLRVIEREIVPRVGPVTVVSGWRTVDYNRKAGGSKGSKHLHFCGLDIVPKKKFSREQLVPVLRDIHKRNGREWQMGLGIYRGIRFHVDTCGYRRW, from the coding sequence ATGGTTATGCAAAGTAACAAAGAGTGCGTAGAAATCGGCCAGCGTCAACTGCGCCGGCGGATCATCATCATTGGGGCAATCGCACTGGCGATTCTCACCGGTCTATTTGTTTTTACTTACGAACGAGCGCGCGAGGCTGATGACCGGGTGAAATCCCCTATCGATATCCTACCGCTGCTAATGATCCCGGAGGTTTACGATATCCAGGGCTATCCGGCAGCTTCCGAGAGGGTATTCAGCCGCTTCCTGAGCAAAGGCAATAACCATGCACGCTTTACTCAACTCAAAAAATTCCTGCGCTCCAACCGGGTTGAACAGGTTGTGCAACCCTATGAGCTATTGCGTCAGGGCAGTGACTGGCAGGATTTGGACGAACCCGCATTCGCCATCCCTCCCAAGGAGCTCTGGTGGGGCATCGTAAATACTCTGCGGGTAATCGAGCGGGAAATAGTGCCCCGCGTCGGCCCGGTAACTGTGGTCTCCGGGTGGCGTACGGTAGATTACAACCGTAAGGCCGGAGGTTCCAAGGGAAGTAAACACCTGCATTTCTGCGGGCTGGATATAGTTCCGAAAAAGAAGTTCTCCCGAGAGCAATTGGTGCCCGTACTGAGGGATATCCACAAGCGCAACGGCCGCGAGTGGCAAATGGGCCTGGGAATTTATCGGGGCATTCGATTTCACGTGGATACGTGCGGATATAGACGCTGGTAA